From a single Micromonospora pallida genomic region:
- a CDS encoding alpha/beta fold hydrolase has protein sequence MDDESWTRDGIRVRGGGPANGDGTGQPVLLLLHGLAANGAVWDGWRPVLQRHWPGRWLAPDLPGHGGSEPLDDYTFHTLATGVARILDPGQRLVVLGHSLGGVLGLALAGDGFTLPIEAVVGLGVKVAWREEELTRLAALAQRPVAWFDSRAEATARYLRISGLDGLLDPASPTVDAGLRSDDGRWRLALDPSAFAVGAPDMEGLLAGSRAEVTLARGERDQMVSREQLTRLVPAPVTLPGLGHNAHVEDPAAVFELLRPCLDGAGRP, from the coding sequence ATGGACGACGAGTCGTGGACGCGGGACGGCATACGGGTACGCGGTGGCGGACCGGCCAACGGCGACGGGACCGGGCAGCCGGTCCTGCTGCTGCTGCACGGGCTGGCCGCCAACGGCGCGGTGTGGGACGGGTGGCGGCCGGTGCTCCAGCGGCACTGGCCGGGCCGGTGGCTCGCGCCCGACCTGCCCGGTCACGGCGGCTCGGAACCGCTGGACGACTACACGTTCCACACGTTGGCCACCGGGGTCGCCCGCATCCTCGACCCGGGGCAGCGGCTGGTCGTCCTCGGCCACTCGCTCGGCGGCGTACTCGGGTTGGCCCTGGCCGGTGACGGGTTCACCCTGCCGATCGAGGCCGTCGTCGGCCTGGGCGTCAAGGTCGCGTGGCGCGAGGAGGAACTGACCCGGCTCGCGGCACTGGCCCAGCGTCCGGTTGCCTGGTTCGACTCCCGGGCCGAGGCCACCGCCCGCTACCTGCGGATCTCGGGCCTGGACGGGCTGCTCGACCCGGCCTCCCCCACCGTCGACGCCGGTCTGCGCTCCGACGACGGCCGATGGCGGCTGGCGCTGGATCCCTCGGCGTTCGCCGTGGGCGCGCCGGACATGGAAGGGCTGCTGGCAGGGTCACGGGCCGAGGTGACACTGGCCCGGGGAGAACGGGACCAGATGGTCAGCCGCGAGCAGTTGACCCGGCTGGTCCCGGCACCGGTCACCCTGCCCGGGCTCGGCCACAATGCCCACGTCGAGGACCCGGCCGCCGTGTTCGAGCTGCTCCGCCCGTGTCTGGACGGAGCCGGACGGCCGTGA
- a CDS encoding TetR/AcrR family transcriptional regulator — MPRRALSGNARDRLLLAAAELMDSSGDRDVSTRAVCERAGVQAPTLYHHFGSKQGLIDAVINHGFSQYVHSPRPSGDTRDALDDIRRGWDEHVRFGLEHPTFYALLYGRVEPGRPCAITAPAHAMLRDLLGAAARQGLLRVPVDDAAEQILAANVGVTLSLITQPEEARDPGLSNRVREAALAGVLDTTARGESPAATRASTALALRTLLEQDSTGLTAGEHALLGELLDRLGRS; from the coding sequence ATGCCTCGTCGTGCGCTGAGCGGTAATGCCCGGGACCGTCTCCTCCTGGCCGCCGCCGAGCTGATGGACAGCTCCGGCGACCGTGACGTGTCGACCCGGGCGGTCTGCGAGCGCGCCGGGGTGCAGGCGCCGACGCTCTACCACCACTTCGGCAGCAAGCAGGGCCTGATCGACGCGGTGATAAACCACGGCTTCAGCCAGTACGTCCACTCGCCGCGGCCCTCCGGCGACACCCGGGACGCGCTGGACGACATCCGCCGAGGCTGGGATGAGCACGTCCGGTTCGGACTGGAACATCCGACCTTCTACGCCCTGCTCTACGGGCGGGTCGAGCCCGGCCGACCCTGCGCCATCACCGCGCCCGCCCACGCCATGCTGCGGGACCTGCTGGGCGCCGCCGCGCGCCAGGGGCTGCTACGGGTACCGGTCGACGACGCGGCCGAGCAGATCCTCGCCGCCAACGTCGGCGTCACCCTCAGCCTGATCACGCAGCCCGAGGAGGCGCGCGACCCGGGCCTCTCGAATCGGGTACGGGAGGCCGCACTCGCCGGCGTCCTCGACACCACCGCGCGCGGTGAGTCCCCGGCGGCGACCCGCGCCAGCACCGCGCTGGCGCTGCGGACCCTGCTGGAGCAGGATTCGACCGGGCTCACCGCCGGGGAGCACGCGCTCCTCGGCGAGCTGCTGGACCGCCTCGGGCGCTCCTGA
- a CDS encoding sensor histidine kinase yields MKIFRSIRFRLTVLYSTLLFALAGAGLLVAYVAVDRAVDPKPVTKRYEAQLVKLKSDGRTVPTGTTIEVAEVQQIEGEVNLRLMETLRDYSLVALGGLFVASLGIGWVLSGRALRPVGAIARAAREIQATDLSRRIRLTGPRDELRDLADTIDSMLDRLDHAFRAQRQLVDDASHELRSPLAIIRAHLDASLTSPEASDEERAQAVATVDRATTRMSRLIEDLLATARRDTDALNDTDVELSVVAREAGEDIAPLAAGRGLRLRYVLGAELVCIGDPDALRRAAGNLLSNAVRLSPPGGAITIATGRVGGWLWLAVADEGPGIAEDDQTRVFDRFWRGETGQGSSRDRRTGLGLAIVRQIVESHSGHAAVFSRLGVGSTFLLWLPSTDRTDDNPPPTTSPV; encoded by the coding sequence ATGAAGATCTTCCGGTCCATCCGGTTCCGGCTCACCGTGCTCTACTCGACGCTGCTGTTCGCGTTGGCCGGAGCCGGTCTGCTGGTCGCATACGTGGCGGTGGACCGGGCGGTCGACCCGAAGCCGGTCACCAAGCGCTACGAGGCACAGCTGGTCAAGCTCAAGAGCGACGGCCGTACGGTACCGACCGGCACCACCATCGAGGTCGCCGAGGTGCAGCAGATCGAGGGTGAGGTCAACCTGCGGCTGATGGAGACCCTGCGGGACTACTCGCTGGTCGCCCTCGGCGGGCTCTTCGTCGCCAGCCTCGGCATCGGCTGGGTGCTCTCCGGGCGGGCGCTGCGCCCGGTCGGGGCGATCGCCCGCGCCGCCCGGGAGATCCAGGCCACCGACCTGTCCCGGCGTATCCGGCTCACCGGCCCCCGCGACGAGCTGCGCGACCTCGCCGACACCATCGACTCGATGCTCGACCGGCTCGACCACGCGTTCCGCGCCCAGCGTCAGCTCGTCGACGACGCCTCCCACGAGCTGCGCAGCCCGCTCGCCATCATCCGCGCGCACCTGGACGCCTCGCTCACCTCGCCGGAGGCGAGCGACGAGGAGCGGGCGCAGGCGGTCGCCACCGTGGACCGGGCCACCACCCGGATGTCCCGGCTCATCGAGGACCTGCTCGCCACCGCCCGCCGCGACACCGACGCCCTCAACGACACCGACGTCGAGCTGAGCGTCGTCGCGCGGGAGGCCGGCGAGGACATCGCCCCGCTCGCCGCCGGGCGTGGGCTGCGCCTGCGGTACGTGCTCGGCGCCGAACTCGTCTGCATCGGTGACCCGGACGCACTGCGCCGGGCGGCGGGCAACCTGCTGTCCAACGCGGTCCGCCTCTCCCCGCCCGGCGGAGCGATCACCATCGCCACCGGTCGGGTCGGCGGCTGGCTCTGGCTCGCCGTCGCCGACGAGGGACCGGGCATCGCCGAGGACGACCAGACCCGGGTGTTCGACCGGTTCTGGCGCGGAGAAACCGGCCAGGGTTCCTCCCGCGACCGGCGAACCGGGCTGGGCCTGGCGATCGTGCGGCAGATCGTCGAGTCGCACAGCGGGCACGCCGCCGTCTTCTCCCGGCTGGGCGTCGGCAGCACCTTCCTGCTGTGGCTACCGTCCACCGACCGCACCGACGACAACCCACCCCCGACGACATCGCCTGTGTGA
- a CDS encoding nuclear transport factor 2 family protein produces MDTAVPSVIRDYFDASASRDVERVVGLFTEDAVVVDENETRRGRSEIRAWQEGPASRYEYTTELRRVEPAGADAFLVSGRIEGNFPGGTADLTWRFTLSGDRISQLEIAP; encoded by the coding sequence ATGGACACGGCAGTTCCCAGCGTCATCCGGGACTACTTCGACGCGAGTGCGAGTCGCGACGTCGAGCGCGTCGTCGGCCTGTTCACCGAGGACGCGGTGGTAGTCGACGAGAACGAGACCCGGCGCGGCCGGTCGGAGATCCGGGCCTGGCAGGAGGGGCCGGCGTCGCGGTACGAGTACACGACCGAGCTGCGCCGGGTGGAGCCGGCCGGGGCGGACGCCTTCCTGGTCAGCGGCCGGATCGAGGGGAACTTCCCGGGCGGTACGGCCGACCTGACCTGGCGGTTCACGCTCTCCGGCGACCGGATCAGCCAGCTGGAGATCGCACCCTGA
- a CDS encoding SDR family NAD(P)-dependent oxidoreductase yields MNPTYDFTGQVALVTGAGSGMGLATARAFAESGAAVVLTDINPDALRTVTAELTGAGHRVLGVPCDVADEASVAAAVHATVEQFGRLDMAFNNAGIQAPPSDAADESADVFDRVNAINLRGVWACMKHELAQMRAQGSGAIVNCSSLGGLVGLPGRAAYHAGKHGVIGLTRSAALEYAPRGIRINAVCPGTIATPMVTDMIDKGELDRDEAIANQPINRLGEPEEIAAAVLWLCSSGASFVVGVALPVDGGYTAR; encoded by the coding sequence ATGAACCCCACCTACGACTTCACCGGTCAGGTCGCCCTGGTCACCGGCGCCGGCTCCGGGATGGGCCTGGCCACCGCCCGCGCCTTCGCCGAATCCGGGGCCGCGGTCGTGCTGACCGACATCAACCCCGACGCGCTGCGCACCGTCACCGCCGAGTTGACCGGCGCCGGACATCGGGTACTGGGCGTGCCCTGTGATGTCGCCGACGAGGCGAGCGTCGCCGCCGCCGTGCACGCCACGGTCGAGCAGTTCGGGCGCCTGGACATGGCGTTCAACAACGCCGGCATCCAGGCGCCGCCCAGCGACGCCGCCGACGAGAGCGCCGACGTCTTCGACCGGGTCAACGCGATCAACCTGCGCGGAGTCTGGGCGTGCATGAAACACGAACTCGCCCAGATGCGCGCCCAGGGCAGCGGCGCGATCGTCAACTGCTCGTCGCTCGGCGGACTCGTGGGCCTGCCCGGCCGGGCCGCCTACCACGCCGGCAAACACGGCGTGATCGGCCTGACCCGCAGCGCCGCCCTGGAGTACGCGCCGCGCGGCATCCGCATCAACGCGGTCTGCCCCGGCACCATCGCCACCCCGATGGTCACCGACATGATCGACAAGGGTGAGCTCGACCGCGACGAGGCGATCGCCAACCAGCCGATCAACCGGCTCGGCGAACCCGAGGAGATCGCCGCTGCGGTGTTGTGGCTGTGTAGCTCCGGCGCCAGCTTCGTGGTCGGTGTCGCCCTGCCCGTCGACGGCGGCTACACCGCCCGCTGA
- a CDS encoding (R)-mandelonitrile lyase: MKLQAVQSTIKMPSQAFTGDVYMTPIYNGTGPSRMTVALVRFTPGARTNWHSHAVGQTLHVTEGVGLVGTRDGSVLRIHAGETVLCPPDEQHWHGAAEDTFMSHLAMLEAKPDGSDPTTWLEPVTDERYKTANQAA, encoded by the coding sequence ATGAAGCTTCAGGCTGTGCAATCCACCATCAAGATGCCGTCGCAGGCGTTCACCGGCGACGTCTACATGACCCCGATCTACAACGGCACCGGGCCGTCGCGAATGACCGTCGCGCTGGTCCGGTTCACCCCCGGCGCCCGCACCAACTGGCACTCCCACGCCGTCGGCCAGACCCTGCACGTCACCGAAGGCGTCGGCCTGGTCGGCACCCGCGACGGCTCGGTGCTGCGTATCCACGCCGGCGAGACGGTGCTCTGCCCACCGGATGAGCAGCACTGGCACGGTGCCGCCGAAGACACGTTCATGAGCCACCTCGCGATGCTCGAAGCCAAACCCGACGGCAGCGACCCCACCACCTGGCTCGAGCCGGTCACCGACGAGCGCTACAAGACCGCGAACCAGGCGGCCTGA
- a CDS encoding VWA domain-containing protein, which translates to MTWQSPERLWLLAGVAALVVGYLLMQRRRSRYAVRFTNLRLLDRVAPHRPAWRRHVPASLFLAMLALLVVGFARPTDEVRVPRERATVIVAVDVSRSMLAADVAPDRLTAAKDAAREFVDDLPEEFNVGLVAFAGDASVLVAPDTDRAALAAGIDRLAEGAAGIQGTAIGEAIDTSLESIRTLDARAAEEPPPARVVLLSDGANTSGRDPAQAAAEATEQGVPVDTISFGTPDGVIGSGGGGQAVPVDGETLREVARQTGGGYHEAGSSDELRAVYADIGTSVGYETERQDVSARFIGVGLVLALLAAATSMLWFSRLP; encoded by the coding sequence GTGACCTGGCAGTCCCCGGAACGGCTCTGGCTGCTGGCCGGGGTGGCCGCCCTGGTGGTCGGCTACCTGCTGATGCAACGCAGGCGCAGCCGTTACGCCGTCCGGTTCACCAACCTCCGGCTCCTGGACCGGGTCGCGCCGCACCGGCCGGCATGGCGCCGACACGTGCCGGCGAGCCTGTTCCTGGCGATGCTGGCGCTGCTGGTGGTCGGCTTCGCCCGTCCCACCGACGAGGTTCGGGTGCCCCGCGAGCGGGCCACCGTCATCGTCGCGGTCGATGTCTCCCGGTCGATGCTCGCCGCCGACGTCGCCCCGGACCGGCTCACCGCGGCCAAGGACGCCGCCCGCGAGTTCGTCGACGACCTGCCCGAGGAGTTCAACGTGGGGCTGGTGGCGTTCGCGGGCGACGCCTCCGTGCTGGTGGCCCCGGACACCGACCGCGCGGCGCTGGCCGCCGGCATCGACCGGCTCGCCGAGGGCGCCGCCGGGATCCAGGGCACGGCCATCGGCGAGGCGATCGACACCTCGCTGGAGTCGATCCGCACCCTGGACGCCCGGGCCGCCGAGGAACCGCCGCCCGCCCGGGTGGTGCTGCTCTCCGACGGTGCCAACACCTCCGGACGGGATCCGGCACAGGCCGCCGCCGAGGCCACCGAGCAGGGCGTACCGGTCGACACGATCTCGTTCGGCACCCCGGACGGGGTGATCGGCTCCGGTGGCGGCGGGCAGGCCGTCCCGGTCGACGGCGAGACGCTGCGCGAGGTCGCCAGGCAGACCGGTGGTGGCTACCACGAGGCCGGCAGCAGTGACGAACTGCGCGCGGTGTACGCCGACATCGGCACCTCGGTCGGCTACGAGACCGAGCGGCAGGACGTGTCGGCACGGTTCATCGGCGTCGGCCTGGTGCTGGCGTTGCTCGCCGCCGCGACGTCGATGCTCTGGTTCTCCCGCCTGCCCTGA
- a CDS encoding response regulator transcription factor — MRLLLVEDETDLAGALRVGLTRAGHAVDLAADATEAYELLLVNAYDLMLLDVNLPDVDGFTVCRTIRRGEVEVAAGRDLRVLMLTARGALGDRVRGLDEGADDYLVKPFALAELLARVRALLRRDTAGTGAVLTVGDLSLDAARHEAQRAGRPLRLTPKEFGVLEYLMTRPGRVVPAEELLEHVWDANADPFTETVRVTVGTLRRKLTGGDGDPPIETVIGRGYRLREAV; from the coding sequence ATGCGGCTGCTCCTGGTAGAGGACGAGACGGACCTGGCCGGCGCGCTGCGGGTCGGCCTGACCCGCGCGGGGCACGCCGTCGACCTGGCCGCCGACGCCACCGAGGCGTACGAGCTGCTGCTGGTCAACGCGTACGACCTGATGCTGCTCGACGTCAACCTGCCCGACGTCGACGGGTTCACGGTCTGCCGGACGATCCGCCGGGGCGAGGTCGAGGTGGCCGCCGGGCGTGACCTGCGGGTATTGATGCTGACCGCCCGTGGGGCGCTCGGTGACCGCGTCCGCGGGCTCGACGAGGGTGCCGACGACTACCTGGTCAAGCCGTTCGCGCTGGCCGAACTGCTGGCCCGGGTACGGGCGCTGCTGCGTCGGGACACCGCCGGCACCGGCGCGGTGCTCACCGTGGGTGACCTGTCCCTGGACGCGGCCCGGCACGAGGCGCAACGCGCGGGCCGGCCGTTGCGGCTCACGCCGAAGGAGTTCGGTGTGCTGGAGTACCTGATGACCCGCCCTGGCCGGGTGGTGCCAGCGGAGGAACTGCTCGAACACGTCTGGGACGCCAACGCCGACCCGTTCACCGAGACGGTCCGGGTGACCGTCGGCACCCTGCGCCGCAAGCTCACCGGCGGCGACGGCGACCCGCCGATCGAGACGGTGATCGGGCGGGGCTACCGGCTGCGGGAGGCAGTATGA
- a CDS encoding SDR family NAD(P)-dependent oxidoreductase → MRTWFITGGTPGGFGMAYADVVLGRGDRVVLTARRPDELRDWAARHGDDALVLPLDVTDAGQIRLAVAEAERRFGSIDVLVNNAGRGWYGSVEGMDEAAVRNMFELNFFSVLRVTRAVLPGMRARRAGCIVNMSSVAGLVGVPGFGFYTAAKFAVEGLTEVLRQEVAPFGIRVLAVEPGAFRTRAYAGFADEPVEEGVEEYRSMLATVRASMIEQNGRQPGDPVRGVEAAVAAVDRDQAPRRLVLGSAGYDRVADNLEAMLAELRADEAVSRGADFPVAADTGTGTRR, encoded by the coding sequence ATGAGGACCTGGTTCATCACCGGAGGCACCCCGGGCGGCTTCGGTATGGCGTACGCGGACGTCGTGCTCGGCCGTGGCGACCGGGTGGTGCTGACCGCGCGGCGCCCCGACGAGTTGCGCGACTGGGCGGCGCGGCACGGCGACGACGCGCTCGTCCTGCCCCTGGACGTCACCGACGCCGGGCAGATCCGGCTGGCCGTGGCGGAGGCCGAACGGCGCTTCGGGAGCATCGACGTGCTGGTCAACAACGCCGGACGCGGCTGGTACGGCTCGGTCGAGGGAATGGACGAGGCCGCCGTACGCAACATGTTCGAACTGAACTTCTTCTCGGTGCTACGGGTGACGCGCGCCGTGCTGCCCGGGATGCGGGCCCGGCGCGCCGGCTGCATCGTCAACATGTCCTCGGTTGCCGGCCTGGTCGGTGTACCCGGATTCGGTTTCTACACGGCGGCGAAGTTCGCCGTCGAGGGGCTGACGGAGGTGCTGCGGCAGGAGGTCGCGCCGTTCGGCATCAGGGTGCTCGCGGTGGAGCCCGGCGCTTTCCGCACCCGGGCCTACGCCGGCTTCGCCGACGAGCCGGTCGAGGAGGGCGTCGAGGAGTACCGGTCGATGCTGGCGACCGTGCGGGCCAGCATGATCGAACAGAACGGCCGGCAGCCCGGCGATCCCGTGCGTGGCGTCGAGGCCGCGGTCGCGGCGGTCGACCGCGACCAGGCCCCGAGGCGCTTGGTGCTGGGCAGCGCGGGGTACGACCGGGTGGCGGACAACCTGGAGGCCATGCTCGCCGAGCTGCGGGCGGACGAGGCGGTCAGCCGGGGCGCGGACTTCCCGGTCGCGGCGGACACCGGGACAGGCACCCGCAGGTGA
- a CDS encoding restriction endonuclease gives MALISTDALAGYLLEEAIAFLLSSNGYRLLQDSDADEQALRQAGHGLLVRGRGADHQADVLGDLLMPTPFSLPVRLFVEAKNRGSKVGLAEVRNAHGVIDDVNQQYSTELSTSYRHPLRRYQYRYALFSAAGFKKEAQSYALAQQISLVDLSGPAFEPLIATVERAASLVLAEAVEADLTTFPVRQVRLALRTAFSSAGVEMTATGVPTAGTAGALPADILAFWAARVTAELQDSATGEGLILGFPTAPFILAMQPDSMEDFEAFIAEHGTHIPVDIRFGREGARGDWTITPMADPEAFRLSFGLPGALEAWLLSIPEQQRRRAADARQFLLPTISLFLEDRLVQLRYQPVQAPPRPPSEEEQVEDGAGTDAADTSFLRRNLPARPRQRVRPAVRIVIEDQAERVPREIRGWSVRAAEKLMTVLDNSYPVLAALIRTAARQGGRLEREQVYVIAEFPPDRTLRGLTRPTNRITASFIEQGHLPEEVEYPFQTGYDHGVQATHFTVPPDLVAALRALGPPRGI, from the coding sequence ATGGCACTGATCTCCACCGATGCCCTCGCCGGGTATCTTCTCGAGGAGGCGATAGCCTTCCTGCTTAGCTCGAACGGATACCGGCTCCTGCAGGACTCGGACGCTGATGAGCAAGCCTTGCGTCAAGCGGGACACGGCCTGCTCGTTCGCGGCCGGGGGGCTGATCACCAGGCCGACGTGTTGGGTGATCTGCTGATGCCGACGCCGTTCTCCCTACCTGTTCGGCTGTTCGTCGAGGCGAAGAACCGCGGTTCGAAGGTCGGCCTGGCAGAGGTGCGCAACGCCCACGGCGTCATCGATGACGTGAACCAGCAGTACTCGACCGAATTATCGACGTCTTACCGGCATCCGTTACGCCGGTATCAGTACCGCTACGCGTTGTTCTCGGCGGCCGGTTTCAAAAAGGAAGCACAAAGCTACGCGCTCGCTCAACAGATCTCGCTTGTCGACCTATCCGGGCCCGCGTTCGAACCCCTCATCGCCACAGTAGAAAGGGCCGCGAGTCTGGTCCTCGCCGAAGCAGTGGAGGCCGATCTCACGACCTTCCCTGTCCGGCAAGTGCGACTGGCACTCCGAACTGCATTCAGCAGCGCAGGAGTCGAGATGACTGCGACCGGAGTGCCCACTGCAGGTACGGCCGGCGCCCTGCCCGCGGACATCCTGGCGTTCTGGGCGGCCCGGGTGACCGCCGAACTGCAGGATTCGGCTACCGGTGAAGGGCTCATCCTGGGCTTCCCCACAGCGCCGTTCATTCTGGCCATGCAGCCCGACAGCATGGAGGACTTCGAGGCCTTCATCGCAGAGCACGGCACTCACATCCCAGTGGACATCCGTTTCGGGCGAGAAGGGGCTCGTGGGGACTGGACCATCACCCCCATGGCGGATCCCGAGGCTTTCCGGCTGTCCTTCGGTCTCCCCGGCGCGCTTGAGGCCTGGTTGTTGTCCATACCCGAGCAGCAACGCCGACGTGCGGCCGATGCGAGACAGTTCTTGTTGCCGACGATCAGCCTGTTTCTGGAAGACCGGCTCGTCCAGTTGCGGTATCAACCGGTGCAAGCGCCTCCCCGGCCTCCCTCGGAGGAGGAGCAGGTTGAGGACGGCGCGGGTACTGACGCAGCCGATACCTCGTTCCTGCGACGCAACCTCCCGGCACGGCCTCGGCAACGGGTACGTCCCGCGGTGCGGATCGTAATCGAAGATCAGGCTGAGCGGGTGCCACGTGAAATTCGAGGCTGGTCGGTGCGGGCAGCTGAGAAGCTGATGACCGTGCTCGACAACTCCTACCCGGTGCTGGCAGCTCTGATCCGTACCGCAGCGCGCCAGGGCGGTCGGCTGGAGCGGGAACAGGTGTACGTGATCGCTGAGTTCCCACCGGATCGCACGCTGCGCGGACTGACACGTCCTACTAACCGCATCACGGCCTCTTTTATCGAGCAAGGCCACCTTCCCGAGGAAGTGGAGTATCCGTTCCAAACGGGCTACGACCACGGGGTCCAGGCGACTCACTTCACCGTGCCGCCCGACCTCGTGGCAGCGCTCCGAGCGCTCGGGCCGCCACGCGGAATCTGA
- a CDS encoding S1C family serine protease, with the protein MSTTSTGLGEPRGPRFTSPDLTAGSGPVGVPRSDAGPVPAATDRRWPRLLLAGLAVVAVSAGAGGTAGHLAASDEPDPPAPGAAAPLPPSGTAPAVPSDLVTAAARALPGVVSVQVRRGGSGSSGSGFVIDDRGHIVTNDHVVAGGGTISVVGQDGRRLTARLVGRDPGSDIAVLRVDPAGRLPALPLAAAGQTRVGEPVLAVGSPLGLSGTVTAGIVSALDRPVRLGGGARQTAVQTDSSINPGNSGGPLVNARGEVVGVNTAIATLEGGGSIGIGFAIPIERAARVAAGIIARG; encoded by the coding sequence ATGTCGACCACATCCACCGGTCTGGGGGAGCCGCGCGGTCCGCGGTTCACCTCACCGGACCTCACGGCCGGCAGTGGTCCGGTCGGCGTACCCAGGTCGGACGCCGGACCGGTGCCGGCCGCGACCGACCGGCGGTGGCCCCGGCTGCTGCTGGCCGGTCTGGCCGTGGTCGCGGTGTCGGCGGGAGCCGGCGGCACCGCCGGTCACCTCGCGGCGTCCGACGAGCCGGACCCACCGGCACCCGGCGCGGCGGCACCACTGCCGCCGTCGGGCACCGCCCCGGCGGTCCCGTCCGACCTGGTGACGGCGGCGGCCCGGGCCCTGCCCGGGGTGGTCTCCGTGCAGGTACGGCGAGGCGGATCCGGCTCCTCCGGCTCCGGGTTCGTCATCGACGACCGAGGTCACATCGTCACCAACGACCACGTCGTCGCCGGGGGCGGCACGATCAGCGTCGTCGGTCAGGACGGCCGCCGGCTGACCGCCCGCCTCGTCGGCCGCGATCCCGGCAGCGACATCGCGGTGCTGCGGGTGGACCCGGCCGGGCGGCTTCCCGCGCTGCCCCTGGCCGCCGCCGGACAGACCCGGGTCGGCGAACCGGTGCTGGCCGTCGGCTCCCCGCTGGGACTCTCCGGCACCGTCACCGCCGGGATCGTCAGCGCCCTCGACCGACCGGTACGCCTCGGCGGCGGCGCCCGGCAGACCGCCGTGCAGACCGACTCCTCGATCAATCCCGGCAACTCCGGCGGACCGCTGGTCAACGCCCGGGGCGAGGTGGTCGGGGTGAACACCGCGATCGCCACGCTGGAGGGCGGCGGCAGCATCGGCATCGGCTTCGCGATCCCGATCGAGCGCGCCGCGCGTGTGGCGGCCGGCATCATCGCGAGGGGATAG
- a CDS encoding DUF58 domain-containing protein, translating to MNGSGATIRHLAPQRRLRRLELTVTRRLDGLLHGRYLGLLPGPGSEPAGSREYRPGEDEVRRMDWSVTARTTVPHVRTVDADRELTTWVLVDATPSMDFGTAELEKRELAVAAVAAVGFLTAGVGNRLGAHLLTHEGLRPVKPGTGRPHLFRLLRTLLEVPRGLPAPAPVPLADGLDGLRRTASRRGLVVVVSDFLDGLPDAGVAGAAGPPPAWERTLRRLVARHQVLAVQVSDPREGELPDVGLITLVDPESGRRREVSTGSRRLRERYAAAATAQREAVARAIRRSGAAHLRLSTDRDWIGDIARHVINQRRLAGAVRPPTGGAA from the coding sequence GTGAACGGATCCGGGGCGACGATCCGGCACCTCGCGCCGCAGCGGCGGCTGCGCCGGCTGGAGCTGACCGTCACCCGCCGGCTGGACGGGCTGCTGCACGGCCGGTACCTCGGCCTGCTGCCCGGGCCGGGCAGCGAACCGGCCGGTAGCCGCGAGTACCGGCCCGGTGAGGACGAGGTACGACGGATGGACTGGTCGGTGACCGCCCGCACCACAGTGCCGCACGTACGGACGGTCGACGCGGACCGGGAGCTGACCACCTGGGTGCTGGTCGACGCGACGCCGAGCATGGACTTCGGCACGGCCGAGCTGGAGAAGCGGGAACTCGCGGTGGCCGCGGTGGCCGCCGTCGGCTTCCTCACCGCCGGCGTCGGCAACCGGCTCGGCGCGCACCTGCTCACCCACGAAGGGCTCCGCCCCGTCAAGCCGGGCACCGGCCGCCCCCACCTGTTCCGGCTGTTACGGACGCTGCTGGAGGTGCCACGCGGGCTGCCGGCACCGGCGCCGGTGCCGCTCGCCGACGGGCTGGACGGGCTGCGTCGGACCGCCAGCCGGCGTGGCCTGGTGGTGGTGGTCTCGGACTTCCTCGACGGCCTGCCCGACGCGGGGGTGGCCGGGGCGGCGGGTCCACCACCGGCGTGGGAGCGGACACTGCGCCGGCTGGTCGCCCGTCACCAGGTTCTTGCCGTGCAGGTGTCCGACCCTCGCGAGGGGGAGCTGCCGGACGTCGGGCTGATCACCCTGGTCGACCCGGAGAGCGGCCGCCGGCGCGAAGTGTCGACCGGCAGCCGGCGGCTGCGCGAGCGGTACGCGGCAGCGGCCACCGCCCAGCGGGAGGCGGTGGCCCGGGCGATCCGCCGCAGCGGCGCCGCGCACCTGCGGCTCTCCACCGACCGGGACTGGATCGGCGACATCGCCCGCCATGTGATCAACCAGCGTCGGCTCGCCGGCGCCGTACGACCGCCGACCGGAGGTGCCGCGTGA